The following proteins are encoded in a genomic region of Herminiimonas arsenicoxydans:
- the fliS gene encoding Flagellar protein (Evidence 2b : Function of strongly homologous gene; Product type s : structure): MFGSMKNGASAYAKVGIETGVIAANPHKLIVMLFEGVQIALNQAAQHMQSGHIAEKGKAISKAISIIDNGLRASLDKSTGGEIAINLDSLYEYMSNRLLLANLNNDAAVLQEVQTLLHDIKGAWESIVPKQQEAAAPTAQAAQIASSYESLAPNLPRLMKA; the protein is encoded by the coding sequence ATGTTTGGATCAATGAAAAACGGCGCCAGTGCCTATGCCAAGGTCGGCATAGAAACCGGCGTCATCGCCGCCAATCCGCACAAGCTGATCGTGATGCTGTTCGAGGGCGTGCAAATCGCTCTGAATCAGGCCGCGCAGCATATGCAGAGCGGCCACATCGCTGAAAAAGGCAAAGCCATTTCCAAGGCAATCAGCATCATCGACAATGGCCTGCGCGCCAGCCTCGATAAATCGACTGGCGGCGAAATCGCCATCAATCTCGATTCGCTCTATGAATATATGAGCAATCGCCTGCTACTTGCCAATCTGAACAACGATGCGGCGGTTTTGCAGGAAGTACAAACTCTGCTGCACGATATCAAGGGCGCTTGGGAAAGCATCGTCCCGAAACAGCAGGAAGCTGCTGCTCCGACTGCTCAGGCAGCGCAGATCGCATCGTCCTATGAATCACTCGCCCCTAACTTGCCACGCTTGATGAAAGCCTGA
- a CDS encoding putative flagellar protein FliT (Evidence 3 : Function proposed based on presence of conserved amino acid motif, structural feature or limited homology; Product type pf : putative factor): protein MNEQEVIHLYENVATITQQMLSAAREGDWDRLAALETRCSDQVSILKSGEPPVPLTGVVRERKVAIIKKILDDDREIRNLTQPWMEQLSRMINSTGTERRLNQAYGPN, encoded by the coding sequence ATGAACGAACAAGAAGTCATCCATCTGTACGAAAATGTCGCCACCATCACGCAACAAATGCTCAGTGCTGCACGCGAGGGCGACTGGGATCGCCTGGCAGCGCTGGAAACGCGCTGCTCCGATCAGGTCAGTATTCTCAAGAGCGGCGAGCCTCCCGTGCCGTTGACGGGTGTGGTGCGTGAACGCAAGGTTGCCATCATCAAGAAAATCCTGGACGACGACCGCGAAATCCGCAATCTGACCCAGCCGTGGATGGAGCAGCTCTCGCGCATGATCAACAGCACCGGCACCGAACGCAGGCTCAACCAGGCCTACGGCCCGAACTGA
- a CDS encoding putative flagellar hook-associated protein 2 FliD (Evidence 3 : Function proposed based on presence of conserved amino acid motif, structural feature or limited homology; Product type ps : putative structure), which produces MALTVGSAMDVNAIVEQLMVAEQKPLKLLATKEASHKSRLSAYSSLSSALSTFQGKLADLTNLSRFQKNTISTSEAGIATVTAGSTAKAGQYNIDVTQLAQAQSLSSAGQASANGSIGSGATTTITFQFGTIAGGTLTGGSYSGASFTSAAGKNSGSITIDGSNNSLQGIRDAINKADLGVTASIVSDGSDTPHRLVLTSTETGANSSLKITVDGDAALSSLLSQDPVGTQQLRENAAGKDALATIDGIEIKNPSNTLDKNIEGLNITLAKIGKTTVSLTRDTSSITSAVNAFVTAYNELHGTLKYQTSYNAETKTGGPLVGDATARTIQLGIQRMFSTQPEGLTGELKNLSQIGISFQKDGTLALDNAKLQTAVTKFPDDIGRLFATAAAPTDSLVKYASSTAATQAGKYEVLVTQLASQGKATGSVPATTTIQHNVNDQLNFTIDGISAFVTIPAGNYTAATLAAQLQSSINGISAFSKENVSVTVTENNGVLSVTSNRYGSASHVKIDGAGAADLFGNAPLLTDGVDVAGTFNGIAGIGSGQSLNGLIGSAAEGLKIDIMGGALGERGSIDFSRGYATNLQGLLGNYLGSSGMIAGRTDGINENIKQLNNQRTAINTRLIDIEARYRKQYSSLDVLLSNMGATSNYLTQQLAALSNLNG; this is translated from the coding sequence ATGGCTCTAACCGTTGGATCGGCAATGGACGTCAACGCGATCGTTGAACAATTGATGGTTGCCGAGCAAAAACCGCTCAAGCTACTTGCCACCAAAGAGGCCAGCCACAAATCACGACTGTCAGCCTATAGCTCGCTGAGCAGCGCGCTATCGACCTTTCAGGGCAAACTGGCCGACCTGACCAATCTATCCCGTTTTCAAAAAAACACGATCAGCACCAGTGAAGCAGGCATTGCCACAGTCACGGCCGGCAGCACAGCCAAAGCCGGACAATACAATATCGATGTCACGCAACTGGCACAGGCGCAATCCCTGTCGTCGGCCGGACAAGCCAGTGCCAACGGCAGCATCGGGAGCGGCGCCACGACCACGATCACCTTCCAATTCGGCACCATCGCAGGCGGTACGCTGACCGGCGGCAGTTATAGCGGCGCCAGCTTTACCAGCGCAGCCGGCAAGAACAGCGGCAGCATCACCATCGATGGCAGCAACAATTCGCTGCAGGGCATACGCGACGCCATCAACAAGGCCGATCTGGGCGTGACGGCCTCCATCGTCTCGGACGGCAGCGACACACCGCACCGGCTGGTACTGACCTCCACTGAAACCGGCGCCAATTCCAGCCTCAAGATCACGGTGGATGGCGATGCGGCATTGTCTTCACTGTTGTCGCAAGACCCGGTCGGCACCCAGCAACTGAGAGAGAACGCGGCAGGCAAGGATGCGCTGGCAACGATCGACGGCATTGAGATCAAGAATCCAAGCAATACGCTAGACAAGAATATTGAAGGGCTCAACATCACGCTGGCCAAGATCGGAAAAACGACTGTGTCGCTGACACGCGATACGTCTTCCATCACCAGCGCCGTCAATGCCTTCGTCACTGCTTACAACGAACTGCACGGCACTCTGAAGTATCAGACGTCCTACAACGCCGAAACAAAAACAGGCGGCCCGCTGGTGGGTGATGCCACTGCGCGCACTATCCAGCTCGGCATACAGCGCATGTTTTCCACCCAACCGGAGGGCCTGACCGGCGAACTGAAAAACCTGAGCCAGATCGGCATCTCCTTCCAGAAGGACGGCACGCTGGCGCTGGACAATGCCAAACTGCAGACTGCAGTGACGAAGTTCCCGGACGATATCGGCAGGCTGTTCGCCACAGCAGCAGCACCGACAGACAGCCTGGTCAAATATGCGAGTTCCACCGCAGCCACCCAGGCCGGAAAATACGAAGTGCTTGTCACGCAACTGGCAAGCCAGGGCAAGGCTACCGGTTCGGTCCCAGCCACCACCACGATCCAGCACAACGTCAATGATCAGCTGAATTTCACGATCGATGGCATCAGCGCCTTTGTGACTATTCCCGCCGGCAATTACACTGCCGCCACACTTGCTGCGCAGTTGCAGTCGTCAATTAACGGCATCTCCGCCTTCTCGAAGGAAAACGTGTCCGTCACGGTGACCGAGAATAATGGTGTACTGAGCGTGACATCCAATCGCTACGGTTCAGCATCGCATGTGAAAATCGACGGCGCCGGCGCAGCCGATCTGTTCGGCAATGCGCCGCTATTGACGGATGGCGTCGATGTGGCGGGTACCTTCAATGGAATTGCAGGTATCGGGTCGGGGCAATCGCTGAACGGCCTGATTGGCAGTGCTGCCGAGGGCTTGAAAATCGACATCATGGGCGGCGCACTCGGTGAGCGTGGCTCAATCGATTTCTCGCGTGGCTATGCAACCAATCTGCAAGGCCTGCTGGGTAACTATCTGGGCAGCAGTGGCATGATTGCCGGCCGTACCGATGGCATCAACGAAAACATCAAGCAACTGAATAATCAGCGTACTGCCATCAATACACGCCTGATCGATATCGAAGCACGCTATCGCAAGCAGTACAGCTCGCTGGATGTGTTGCTCAGCAACATGGGAGCGACCAGCAACTATCTGACGCAGCAACTGGCTGCACTGTCCAATCTGAATGGCTAA
- a CDS encoding Conserved hypothetical protein (Evidence 4 : Homologs of previously reported genes of unknown function), with product MLPRADITGTRPVVLIEASAPATALGQAKQETLDRLLQLTLGKEYQAQVLSRLSDGNFLVKVDNAVASMLLPPGTKAGDKLDLTLLATQPRPTFMLGKAEAGATTSLSNAGRLIGNMLQLAQQDGMPTAIVGKTPLVGMPGASAQQIADALQNAITFSGLFYESHVAQWALGTRPASDLLREPAAKRSNLPLTGQPQAASENSAASDFGRLMTNVREWVGGERALADLLRSAQTGKPEQESIAPLAGKQQDIPVSEGLKLINLQLDTLEQRRIMWQGELFPGQPLEWEISDDTPEKTAEQSEPEQAWNSSVRFSLPTLGSVSATIRLSGEHLQVQVHTADEETAVTLRSHGNLLADALAAAGSTLDSLLVKQADEPHG from the coding sequence ATGCTGCCACGGGCCGATATCACCGGCACCCGGCCCGTCGTCCTTATCGAGGCAAGCGCGCCGGCAACGGCCCTGGGTCAGGCCAAGCAGGAAACGCTAGACCGCTTGCTCCAGCTCACGCTGGGCAAGGAATATCAGGCACAGGTTTTATCGCGCCTGAGCGACGGCAACTTTCTGGTGAAGGTAGACAACGCCGTTGCCAGCATGCTGCTGCCACCCGGCACCAAGGCCGGCGACAAGCTCGACCTGACCCTGCTGGCAACCCAGCCGCGCCCTACTTTCATGCTCGGCAAGGCCGAAGCGGGCGCAACTACTTCTCTCAGCAATGCCGGCCGCCTGATCGGCAATATGCTGCAACTGGCACAGCAGGATGGCATGCCGACCGCCATCGTCGGCAAAACACCGCTGGTGGGTATGCCCGGTGCCAGCGCACAGCAGATTGCCGACGCGCTGCAAAATGCCATAACCTTCAGCGGACTGTTTTACGAATCGCATGTTGCGCAATGGGCTTTGGGCACGCGCCCGGCAAGCGATCTATTGCGCGAACCGGCCGCCAAACGCAGCAACCTGCCTCTCACCGGCCAGCCACAAGCTGCGTCGGAAAATTCCGCCGCCAGCGATTTCGGCAGATTGATGACGAATGTCCGCGAATGGGTCGGCGGCGAACGTGCGCTGGCAGATTTGCTGCGCAGCGCGCAAACCGGCAAGCCGGAGCAGGAAAGCATCGCGCCTTTGGCCGGCAAGCAGCAGGATATTCCGGTCAGCGAGGGTCTCAAGCTGATCAACCTGCAGCTCGACACGCTGGAACAGCGCCGCATCATGTGGCAAGGCGAACTCTTCCCCGGGCAGCCGCTGGAGTGGGAAATTTCCGACGACACGCCGGAAAAAACCGCCGAGCAATCCGAACCCGAACAGGCATGGAACAGCAGCGTGCGCTTTAGCCTGCCGACGCTGGGCTCAGTCTCCGCGACCATCCGTTTGAGCGGAGAACATCTGCAGGTGCAAGTCCATACTGCCGACGAAGAAACTGCCGTTACACTACGCAGCCACGGCAATCTGCTGGCCGACGCACTGGCCGCTGCCGGTTCGACACTGGACTCCCTGCTGGTCAAGCAAGCGGATGAACCGCATGGATAA
- a CDS encoding Putative flagellar protein FlaG (Evidence 3 : Function proposed based on presence of conserved amino acid motif, structural feature or limited homology; Product type ps : putative structure), translated as MPLSAIVNNTLHVAPTHPAAAISDTETALKALPALTPPGETQLHDAVTRLNQAMQSMSPGLEFSIDPESQRSVVRIIDQTTGDLIRQMPSAEALEIASALDKMQGVLISLRA; from the coding sequence ATGCCCCTCTCAGCCATAGTCAATAACACCTTGCACGTTGCGCCCACGCATCCAGCGGCGGCAATCAGCGATACTGAAACTGCGCTCAAGGCGCTGCCTGCGCTTACGCCACCCGGCGAGACGCAGTTGCACGACGCGGTTACCCGCCTCAATCAAGCCATGCAAAGCATGTCCCCAGGACTTGAATTCTCCATCGACCCGGAATCGCAGCGTTCCGTCGTGCGCATCATCGATCAAACGACCGGCGATCTGATCCGGCAAATGCCGTCTGCAGAAGCGCTGGAAATCGCCAGTGCGCTCGACAAGATGCAAGGCGTACTCATCAGCCTGCGCGCCTGA
- the fliC gene encoding flagellin (Evidence 2a : Function of homologous gene experimentally demonstrated in an other organism; PubMedId : 3536885; Product type s : structure), giving the protein MAAVINTNISSLNAQRNLSTSQTALSTSLQRLSSGLRINSAKDDAAGLAISERFSTQIRGLNTAIRNANDGISLAQTAEGALTEIGNNLQRIRELAVQSANSTNSSSDRAALNAEAQQLKAEIQRVAEETSFNDTKLLDGKFANQVFQVGANQGQTINIAQIANANLKDLGNWTEVATAATMTGAAPAAGGTTTVTGIAPPVATIGGNGATATASASSGAYVQAASTNAADAFQLTIGGALVSDRLVGAATAANLDIDIAAFVAASNGAYTQAGTVATSNLVISKADGTDFAIATSFSNAVGSTTAAAGTTSDGTFATAAFVGNQTGGTAAAAGTPTYGALAAGGLTINGVDIGAVAGSTTSATLGVDALVSAFNLAKGVPANTGLANITASNVGGTLSLVDSTGASIAIAGTNPTAAGLAAPTTATTAGVFAAGSFTLTGSKGNVDIKFDKAGSAAQRASNLVTAINNQSYNTGVTASLDAGKVKLSSLTGDVTVAASGTTDNAALLREAGLTAGTTAADAVGTAWAAGAAATGFAGLDISDALGANNAILAMDAALTSVNSARAELGAVQNRFGSVVANLGTNAENLSSSRSRILDTDFAAETANLTRGQILQQAGTAMLAQANSLPNGVLALLRG; this is encoded by the coding sequence ATGGCAGCAGTCATTAATACCAACATCTCGTCGCTGAATGCACAACGCAATCTGTCGACTTCGCAAACCGCACTCTCGACCTCGCTGCAGCGCCTGTCCTCCGGCCTGCGCATCAACAGCGCAAAAGATGACGCTGCCGGCCTGGCGATTTCCGAGCGTTTCAGCACCCAGATTCGCGGCCTCAACACCGCGATCCGTAACGCCAATGACGGCATCTCGCTGGCACAGACGGCTGAAGGCGCATTGACCGAAATCGGCAACAACCTGCAACGTATCCGCGAACTGGCAGTGCAATCCGCCAACTCCACCAACTCTTCCTCCGACCGCGCCGCACTGAACGCTGAAGCACAGCAATTGAAAGCAGAGATTCAGCGTGTAGCTGAAGAAACCAGCTTCAACGACACCAAACTGCTGGACGGCAAGTTTGCCAATCAGGTGTTCCAGGTTGGTGCGAATCAGGGCCAGACCATCAACATCGCACAAATCGCCAATGCCAACCTCAAGGATCTGGGCAACTGGACTGAAGTGGCAACCGCAGCAACCATGACGGGCGCAGCACCCGCCGCTGGTGGAACGACGACGGTTACTGGCATTGCGCCGCCGGTCGCAACTATTGGTGGTAATGGCGCTACGGCGACGGCTTCTGCTTCGTCGGGAGCCTATGTCCAAGCCGCCTCCACCAACGCCGCCGACGCCTTCCAACTGACGATTGGCGGCGCGCTAGTTTCTGACCGGCTGGTCGGCGCTGCCACTGCCGCCAACCTCGACATCGACATCGCAGCCTTCGTCGCAGCAAGTAACGGCGCATACACCCAAGCCGGTACGGTTGCCACCAGCAATCTCGTGATCAGCAAGGCCGACGGCACCGATTTCGCTATCGCGACGTCATTCTCCAACGCTGTTGGTTCGACGACAGCCGCCGCCGGTACGACGTCCGATGGCACGTTTGCCACTGCTGCTTTCGTTGGTAACCAGACTGGCGGCACAGCAGCCGCTGCCGGCACACCCACTTATGGCGCTTTGGCTGCCGGTGGGCTCACCATCAATGGCGTAGATATCGGCGCAGTTGCCGGCTCTACTACATCCGCCACCCTCGGTGTCGATGCATTGGTTAGCGCCTTCAATCTCGCTAAAGGTGTCCCTGCCAACACCGGCCTCGCCAACATTACGGCCAGCAACGTCGGTGGCACTTTGAGCCTGGTAGACTCGACCGGCGCAAGCATTGCAATAGCAGGTACTAATCCAACAGCAGCTGGCTTGGCCGCCCCTACAACCGCAACCACAGCCGGTGTCTTCGCTGCAGGCAGCTTCACGCTGACCGGTAGCAAGGGCAATGTAGACATCAAGTTTGATAAAGCGGGCAGTGCCGCACAACGCGCCAGCAATCTGGTCACGGCGATCAACAACCAGAGCTACAACACGGGTGTTACTGCTTCGCTGGATGCAGGCAAGGTGAAGTTGTCGTCCCTGACCGGCGATGTGACTGTCGCTGCTTCCGGCACCACTGATAATGCTGCCCTGTTGAGAGAAGCCGGCCTGACAGCTGGCACAACCGCCGCAGATGCAGTAGGAACAGCATGGGCGGCCGGTGCAGCGGCAACCGGTTTCGCGGGTCTGGACATCTCGGATGCATTGGGTGCCAACAACGCCATTCTGGCAATGGATGCAGCGCTGACCTCGGTCAACTCGGCACGCGCTGAACTGGGTGCTGTCCAGAACCGCTTCGGCTCTGTGGTAGCCAACCTCGGCACCAACGCGGAAAATCTGTCCTCCTCGCGTAGCCGCATTCTGGACACCGACTTTGCTGCAGAAACCGCTAACCTGACCCGCGGCCAAATCCTGCAACAAGCCGGTACCGCAATGCTGGCACAAGCCAATTCGCTGCCTAACGGCGTGCTGGCCCTGCTGCGCGGTTAA
- the vsrD1 gene encoding Response regulator receiver, LuxR family (Evidence 2a : Function of homologous gene experimentally demonstrated in an other organism; PubMedId : 7868600; Product type r : regulator) has product MTTKNAIKVLIADDHAIVREGLKQILADTRDIVVAGHAENGSEAIRLSREGLCNVLLLDISMPDRSGIEVLKQVRKESPKIAILMLSMHREDQYAIRSLKAGAAGYLNKQSAPAELVTAIRQVAAGRKYISAELAQELANQINDNHETPLHETLSDREYQTLTMIASGKTVSDIAAELVLSVKTISMYRSRLLQKMKLRHNAELTHYAIKNHLVD; this is encoded by the coding sequence ATGACAACGAAGAATGCAATAAAAGTCCTGATTGCCGATGACCACGCGATTGTGCGCGAAGGATTGAAACAGATACTGGCCGACACCCGGGATATCGTCGTGGCAGGACATGCCGAAAACGGCAGTGAAGCCATCCGATTATCGCGCGAAGGATTGTGCAATGTGCTGCTGCTGGATATTTCCATGCCCGATCGCAGCGGCATCGAAGTACTGAAGCAGGTACGCAAGGAATCTCCCAAAATTGCCATTCTGATGCTGTCCATGCACCGCGAAGATCAGTACGCGATCCGCTCGCTCAAAGCCGGCGCGGCAGGTTATCTGAACAAGCAAAGTGCACCGGCCGAACTGGTAACGGCGATACGCCAGGTCGCCGCCGGACGCAAATATATCAGCGCGGAACTGGCGCAGGAACTGGCCAACCAGATCAACGACAATCACGAAACTCCTCTGCATGAAACCCTGTCCGATCGTGAGTATCAAACTTTGACCATGATCGCCTCCGGTAAAACCGTCAGCGATATTGCAGCAGAACTGGTGTTATCGGTCAAAACCATCAGCATGTATCGCTCACGTCTGCTGCAGAAAATGAAACTCCGCCACAACGCAGAATTAACCCACTACGCGATCAAAAATCATCTGGTTGACTAA
- a CDS encoding Conserved hypothetical protein, putative GGDEF domain (Evidence 4 : Homologs of previously reported genes of unknown function), with product MPDKPTQNPAEIAREAFRQLATRKIAPTPDAYRKIYDEIAGYAIQPSAEEVLGEFAGTLLSAPDLAPLGKALQEAAATSYWPDFSKGLEQLIKHYQTQLSARSTTVSSTNNVAGSTLPSLIDDPQPALLRDLLMRTLTLAVASLLQGAPELAEESEALGRSIKEAQSEAALNEVSVRLKQLCFKIELKSGDMAEQHELLLRLFKLLLENISGLIDDDSWMHGQIEAVQNLIIGPINDIALREVMRSLKEVIYKQGTLRNSLVEAKDTVKDMMITFIDRLGEIATTTGNYHKKIDKYSKQIIATADVSKLSKILDEVMKETRIAQSEALRSRDAILAARKNVEDAEARIHNLETKLEQMSELVREDQLTGSLNRRGLEDIFERELARAERRGTPLCIAMLDLDDFKKINDKYGHSAGDEALIHLVRVIKETLRSMDVIARFGGEEFLIVLPDTGMDEAVQTVTRLQRELTKQIFMHNHTRLLMTFSAGVALRNEREDQRAMIERADKALYEAKRTGKNRVVAAAQ from the coding sequence ATGCCAGACAAACCAACGCAAAACCCTGCAGAAATTGCACGCGAAGCATTTCGCCAGTTAGCCACCCGCAAGATTGCCCCTACCCCCGACGCCTATCGCAAGATTTACGACGAGATCGCTGGTTATGCGATACAACCCAGCGCAGAAGAAGTGCTCGGCGAATTTGCCGGCACCCTGCTCTCCGCTCCCGACCTTGCGCCGCTAGGTAAAGCATTACAGGAAGCCGCGGCAACATCCTACTGGCCGGATTTCAGCAAAGGCCTGGAACAACTGATCAAGCATTATCAGACTCAGCTGTCTGCACGCAGCACGACTGTCTCCAGCACCAACAATGTCGCCGGCAGTACGCTGCCATCGCTGATCGACGACCCGCAACCGGCCCTGTTACGCGACTTGCTGATGCGCACGCTGACGCTGGCGGTCGCCTCGCTGCTGCAGGGTGCGCCGGAGTTGGCGGAAGAATCCGAAGCGCTCGGACGCTCCATCAAGGAGGCACAAAGCGAAGCCGCGCTCAATGAAGTTTCCGTACGGCTGAAGCAGCTCTGCTTCAAGATCGAACTCAAGAGCGGCGATATGGCCGAGCAGCATGAACTGCTGCTGCGCCTGTTCAAGCTGCTGCTGGAAAACATCAGCGGCCTGATCGACGACGATTCATGGATGCATGGACAGATCGAAGCAGTCCAGAACCTGATCATCGGCCCGATCAACGACATCGCGCTGCGCGAAGTCATGCGCAGCCTGAAAGAAGTGATCTACAAGCAAGGCACGCTGAGAAACAGCCTGGTTGAAGCAAAAGACACGGTAAAGGACATGATGATCACGTTTATCGACCGGCTCGGCGAGATCGCCACCACCACCGGCAATTATCACAAGAAAATCGACAAGTACTCCAAACAGATCATCGCCACCGCCGATGTCAGCAAGCTGAGCAAGATCCTCGATGAAGTGATGAAGGAAACACGGATAGCGCAAAGCGAGGCCTTGCGTTCGCGCGACGCGATCCTGGCGGCACGCAAAAACGTGGAAGATGCAGAAGCACGCATCCACAATCTGGAAACCAAACTCGAACAAATGAGCGAATTGGTGCGCGAAGACCAATTGACCGGCAGCCTCAACCGCCGCGGCCTGGAAGATATCTTTGAACGCGAACTGGCGCGCGCCGAGCGGCGTGGCACGCCACTCTGCATCGCCATGCTCGATCTGGACGACTTCAAGAAGATCAACGACAAATACGGCCACTCCGCCGGTGACGAAGCGCTAATCCATCTGGTACGCGTGATCAAGGAAACCTTACGCTCGATGGACGTCATCGCCCGCTTCGGCGGTGAAGAGTTTCTCATCGTGCTGCCGGATACCGGCATGGATGAGGCCGTTCAGACGGTCACGCGTTTGCAAAGAGAATTGACCAAGCAGATCTTCATGCATAACCACACGCGCCTGCTGATGACCTTCAGCGCTGGCGTTGCCTTGCGCAATGAACGAGAAGACCAGCGCGCAATGATAGAGCGCGCTGACAAGGCTTTGTACGAAGCCAAGCGTACGGGCAAAAACCGCGTCGTGGCAGCGGCGCAGTAA
- a CDS encoding Putative signal transduction histidine kinase (Evidence 3 : Function proposed based on presence of conserved amino acid motif, structural feature or limited homology; Product type pr : putative regulator), with the protein MHAEWLPTILQGSVSEIYVLKCDTLRFEYVNPAAANNLQYSIAELAEMSPATIAQNMTHEAYEHFFQDMRNGSRNSVAINTIHTRKDGSTYPIEFQLFYLASGAEPVIIAIGNDVSSRDKSDKALRASESRLGAMVSNTPGLVYQFLLHGDGQFSFPYLSEGCEALLGITAEALHANPTLFVELILPEDRQSYQDAMLASIEQMNNWNWEGRIWIEKWKDVKWINLRAMPRMLDEHCVQWEGLMTNITASRLEQEEIIRSRAQLAELSAHIDIVKEQERTHIAREIHDDLGGNLTAIKMALALLTRRLPRKNVELIEKADYVESLVDRTIESVHRIAGNLRPGILDFGLVAAIDWQGREFEKQVGIPCQFSSNKTEIDLALDQATALFRIFQEALTNIAKHAKASLVTVQLVHTRQYVRLEIVDNGRGIQMTDRNKPKSFGIRGMVERSIAMGGSLSVSTAPKGGTIVAINVPLPEIA; encoded by the coding sequence ATGCACGCCGAATGGCTACCAACCATCCTGCAGGGATCGGTGAGCGAAATCTATGTATTAAAGTGCGACACCTTGCGTTTTGAATACGTCAATCCCGCTGCCGCCAACAATCTGCAATACAGTATTGCAGAACTGGCTGAAATGTCTCCCGCCACCATTGCCCAGAATATGACGCACGAAGCGTATGAGCATTTTTTTCAGGACATGCGGAACGGCAGCCGGAATTCTGTTGCCATTAATACCATCCATACGCGCAAGGATGGCAGCACTTATCCGATTGAGTTTCAATTGTTTTATCTGGCATCAGGTGCCGAACCCGTCATCATCGCCATCGGCAATGACGTCAGTTCGCGCGACAAGTCGGACAAGGCTTTGCGTGCCAGCGAATCACGTCTTGGCGCCATGGTATCCAATACGCCGGGACTGGTGTATCAATTCCTGCTGCACGGCGACGGGCAATTTTCCTTTCCTTATCTCAGTGAGGGCTGCGAAGCACTTCTGGGCATCACGGCAGAAGCATTGCACGCCAATCCTACACTGTTCGTCGAACTGATCCTGCCTGAGGATCGTCAGTCTTATCAGGATGCAATGCTTGCTTCCATCGAACAGATGAACAACTGGAACTGGGAAGGTCGTATCTGGATCGAGAAGTGGAAGGACGTCAAATGGATCAACCTGCGCGCCATGCCACGCATGCTGGATGAACATTGTGTGCAGTGGGAAGGCCTCATGACCAATATCACTGCCAGCAGACTCGAACAGGAAGAGATCATTCGTTCGCGTGCGCAACTTGCCGAGCTATCGGCACACATTGATATCGTCAAGGAACAGGAACGCACACATATCGCACGTGAAATACACGACGATCTGGGCGGCAATCTGACTGCCATCAAGATGGCGCTGGCCTTGCTGACACGTCGTTTACCGAGGAAAAATGTGGAGCTGATCGAGAAAGCAGACTATGTAGAGTCGCTGGTCGATCGCACCATAGAATCCGTGCATAGAATCGCCGGCAATCTGCGCCCCGGCATCCTGGACTTCGGTCTGGTGGCCGCCATCGACTGGCAAGGCAGGGAGTTTGAAAAGCAGGTTGGCATACCCTGCCAATTCTCGAGCAACAAAACGGAGATCGATCTGGCGCTCGATCAAGCCACTGCACTGTTTCGCATTTTTCAGGAAGCGCTGACCAATATTGCCAAGCATGCGAAAGCCAGCCTGGTTACTGTGCAACTTGTGCACACGCGTCAATACGTACGACTGGAGATCGTTGATAATGGGCGCGGGATTCAAATGACGGACCGCAACAAACCGAAGTCGTTCGGCATACGCGGCATGGTGGAACGATCAATCGCCATGGGCGGCAGCCTGTCTGTCAGTACCGCTCCCAAAGGTGGCACAATCGTTGCTATCAACGTACCGCTGCCCGAGATCGCATAA